The genome window ACGGCGCGTATGCCATGCAGATAAACGTCTTTACTTCAAATGAAACTACTTCACAATCCTTATGCACTCAGTAAGAAAATAGGCTAAATAGACGGTTTCTCGGCAACGCTAAACGCTAGGACGAATGTGAGCGGCCAGCATGCAATTATTTGACTGCGCACCCTCTAAACGCTAAAGGTGTATGTGAGCATGCAACATGCAAATTTTGCTCAATTACGCACCCTCCTAACATTCTGGGCgtgtaaatatataatttaccaAAATAAGGTTTGACTTTTTCTTGTAGCGAAGCGCTGTTAACCAAGCTACGGTGCGACAAACTTATATTTTCACTTCGTTCAATACAATCGTCCTTATGTCGTCCATATGGTTCAAGACATAGAGAAAAACGCCAGCATTGAGttaatgtcacattaacttgcgcaagttctttttttaagtaTCTAGTATTTAAGTATCTATGATTATTATGTACCTCGGATGTACTTAAAGTTTTGACATAAGATATAGATAATCATTAAACTCAGAGATTTTGACAAGAAGTTAAATTGACACTATCACCAAATAGATAATAGCTCTTATCTACTTGGGAAGTTATCTGAATAAAGCGCGCGCGACGATCCTCGCGCCAGTCTGCAGTCAACGGCTGTAGCGCAATGAGTCGCGCCGCGCTCCTGGCGGGGCTGCTCGCCCTAGCGACGCTAGCACAAGGTACTCTGCAGTTCTATCATGTTACGCCTCATGATTGTGTACTAAATATCACGCATCatgatattaataaacaaaaactacgaCTACGTTACATGCAGGAGCCTCGTGGCTCTATGGTCGTGTAAACAGAGTTCACACCTGCAGGACACGATGAGTACCACCGGCAGGGCGCGCCGCGAGCGCGGGCCGAGGCGGGCGAACGGCTGGCCGACCCCGCGGAGCTGCGGCCAGAGCACTGGGCGCAGGACGCGGCCGCCGCCACGCTGCGGCGcctggcggcgggcgcggcgcgcggcgccggCGTGGCGCGGAACGTCGTGCTGTTCCTCGGCGACGGCATGTCCGGCGCCACGATGGCCGCCGCCAGGGCGCACCTCGGCCAGCGCTCCAACCGCACTGGCGAGGAGACCGACCTCTACTTCGAGACCTTCCCCACCGTCGGACTCGCTAAGGTGATAGTAGTCGCCACTTACCCGACCTAACAAATACGAGGAACAACTATTAAAGCGATAGCGTAGCCGCTGACTCAGCATTTGTTCTGTATCACATctctttacaaaaaataatgcaTGCGTCTTGCGCAGACATACTGCGTGGACGCGCAGATCGCGGACTCTGCGTGCACGGGCACGGCGTACCTGTGCGGCGTGAAGGCCAACCGCGGCACGCTGGGCGTGTCGGCCGCCGTGGCGCGTGGCCACTGCCGCGCCGCCGTCGGCAGCGACCACCACGTGGACTCCATCGCCGCCTGGGCGCTGCAGGACGGCCGCGATGCCGGTAATGCTTACGACGTCACTGACCCGCGTGTGATATATCTCTCGCGGCCACTTTCAATAGATGTCGTGTCGTGCAGGTATCGTGACGACGACGCGCGTGACGCACGCGTCGCCCGCGGCCGCGTACGCGCACTCGGCCGAGCGCGACTGGGAGAGCGACACCGACGTCGCCGACGCCTGCGCGGACACGCCCGCTGAACACAGGCAGGACGACATCGCCAAACAGCTCGTTCACTCCTTCCCTGGGAATCAATTTAGAGTCAGTTTTGCAACTAACGAATAGTTCTTTACTTATAATAGGTATTGTGATCGATATGAACGTATTTACAACACTGGTTGTGAGTCGATAAGACGGGAACTCACTCGTTCTTTTTTTACTGTTATTTGGTAAGCaacttatataatttttatcCAATTATTTTGTCATCATAAGTGAAGTTTCAGTTTCTTATATACTTTTATACTGTTCAACAGTAATTTAGAAGcgttatttttaattgtttaagtTAACATTTGTCTTTGTACCGTACTAAGCATTTGTGCATGTCCTATAGGCCTCGACAGTGCGCTCAAGTTTtaagttttagtatttttattctgttttatttaGGTGAAAACATGatattggcttagtttttaagtatttattttttctatagaGTTTAAGAGCTTTTTTTCTATAGAGTTTGGTCGcccaatatttaaataaataaataaatagtcgcGTATTTGTAACCCGTAGGTGATACTGGGCGGCGGTCGACGGGAATTTTTGCCAAACACGACCTTGGACGAGGACGGGACCCCGGGGCGGCGCTCGGACGGGCGCGACCTGATCGCGGAGTGGCGCACGGCGCAGGCGGCCCGCGGGCGCCGCGCGCAGTACGTGAGTGACCTGGCGCAGCTGCGGGCCGCCGCCGACGCCGCGGCGCCGCCCGACGCGCTGCTGGGGCTGTTCGCCGCGTCGCACCTGCCCTACCACCTGCAGGCCGCGCCCGGCGACCCGTCGCTGGCCGACCTGACGGAGGCCGCCATCCGCGTGCTGGCGCGCAACCCGCGCGGCTTCTTCCTGTTCGTGGAGGGCGGCCGCATCGACCACGCGCACCACGACAACCTGCCGCGGCTGGCGCTCGACGAGACCGTGGAGCTGGCGGCCGCCGTGGAGCGCGCCGCCGCGCTGCTCGACGAGCGCGACTCGCTGCTGCTCGTGACGTCCGACCACGCGCACGTCATGACCTACAACGGCtacgcgcggcgcggcggcgacgtGCTCGGCCCGTCCGACGAGGTGGACGCGCGCGGCGTACCTTACATGACGCTCTCGTACGCCAACGGGCCCGGCTTCCGCCCCCACGTCGCCGAGGGGCTGCGCGACGACCTCACCCGATACGACTACAGTGAGTGACGCGTGCCTGTGCTATTCCCTATCGAACGGCATTCCATTTCGAGTTCACGCCGACTTCCGCGTTCGTTCCGCAGCCGCAGCGGAGTTCCCGTTCGAGGCGGGCGCGCCGCGCTCGTCGGAGACGCACGGCGGCGACGACGTGGCCGTGTTCGCCCGCGGGCCGGCGCATGCGCTGCTGGCGGGCCTGCAGCAGCAGAGCCACgtgccgcgccgcgccgccgccgccgcctgcctcggcccgccgccgcacgcgcccgCCTGCCGCCGctggcggcgcggcgccgcctCCTCCGCCGATCCATAGCGAAGCCATTATAAACGAATATTGTTCACAAAATTATTGCTGCCTCTTATTTCCTTCCCGCTTAACACGCATGACTGAAGTTCGGTTCACATACCCGACGATTATTCGTCGATGAATAAACCGGGCCGAGGTCCCTTGTTCTCGCACACCCGGGACTCCGATCGGAAAACATCGGAACCTCGCAGTGCGCACCCTCTGATCCGGCGAGTAAGTGGTCGCAAGACTTGGGAGAGTTCGTCCGCATACATTGGGAGCACGTCTTTAGCAGCACTGAGCCGATTTTTGAACGAAACctcgccgtaaaaacaccttatGCGCGCCGGCGGCGTATTTCGAAATGCTCCTTCAGCCTTCGATGCGTCCCCGCCGGCCGAGACGAACCGATTCAGAATTTCCAAGCGATAAACACGCGTAAAACTCCCACATGGTGATGACAAGCAATAAGATAGCGGGTAGAGGGACCCAGTCTAATCTCTTGGTCTTCATGAAATACGCCATTAACGCTATTGACTGTAGAATTGGGGGACAAGTAGATGTTGCTTACTTTGATTACAAAAAAGCATTTGATTTAGTGAACCACGATGTATTATTGTTGAAATTGGTTGCACACTTACTCTACTTAAATTCTTTGTGAGTTATTTAACAAAGAGGAAACAATATGTGGAGTACGGGGGGTATGAGTCAGATACATATGAAATACGATCCGGTGTAAGTCAGGGTAGTAACTTGGGGCCCTTGCAGTTCCTTATTATGATAAATGATTTACCAAGCGTAATACGGGATGCAGGTTGCCTACTATTTGCGGATGACTTAAAGTTATACTTGCAGGTAAATGAGGTTTCGTGTT of Pectinophora gossypiella chromosome 16, ilPecGoss1.1, whole genome shotgun sequence contains these proteins:
- the LOC126373680 gene encoding membrane-bound alkaline phosphatase-like, producing MSRAALLAGLLALATLAQGHDEYHRQGAPRARAEAGERLADPAELRPEHWAQDAAAATLRRLAAGAARGAGVARNVVLFLGDGMSGATMAAARAHLGQRSNRTGEETDLYFETFPTVGLAKTYCVDAQIADSACTGTAYLCGVKANRGTLGVSAAVARGHCRAAVGSDHHVDSIAAWALQDGRDAGIVTTTRVTHASPAAAYAHSAERDWESDTDVADACADTPAEHRQDDIAKQLVHSFPGNQFRVILGGGRREFLPNTTLDEDGTPGRRSDGRDLIAEWRTAQAARGRRAQYVSDLAQLRAAADAAAPPDALLGLFAASHLPYHLQAAPGDPSLADLTEAAIRVLARNPRGFFLFVEGGRIDHAHHDNLPRLALDETVELAAAVERAAALLDERDSLLLVTSDHAHVMTYNGYARRGGDVLGPSDEVDARGVPYMTLSYANGPGFRPHVAEGLRDDLTRYDYTAAEFPFEAGAPRSSETHGGDDVAVFARGPAHALLAGLQQQSHVPRRAAAAACLGPPPHAPACRRWRRGAASSADP